From the genome of Paraburkholderia aromaticivorans, one region includes:
- a CDS encoding glycine zipper family protein, protein MCAALAGGLSFEGGVEAKPIAYPSKGQSQQVQQQDDAACYSWAKSNTGIDPVAVANTPPPPSGPAVGGGERVQGAARGAAGGAVVGAIAGDAGKGAAIGATAGTVVGGSRARQNRRAAGAAAQSQTQGAMDTFNRAWGACMEGRGYTIK, encoded by the coding sequence ATTTGCGCTGCGTTGGCCGGCGGGTTGTCATTCGAAGGAGGCGTAGAGGCCAAACCCATCGCCTATCCGTCGAAGGGACAAAGCCAGCAGGTGCAGCAGCAAGACGACGCCGCGTGTTACTCGTGGGCGAAAAGCAATACAGGTATCGACCCGGTTGCGGTCGCCAACACCCCGCCTCCACCTTCAGGCCCCGCGGTAGGCGGTGGCGAGCGCGTCCAGGGTGCGGCGCGTGGCGCGGCCGGCGGCGCAGTGGTCGGCGCAATCGCCGGCGATGCAGGCAAAGGCGCGGCGATCGGCGCGACGGCGGGCACGGTGGTCGGTGGATCGCGTGCGCGCCAGAACCGGCGCGCGGCCGGGGCGGCCGCCCAGTCACAGACTCAAGGCGCGATGGATACCTTCAATCGCGCCTGGGGCGCGTGTATGGAAGGCCGTGGGTACACCATCAAGTGA
- a CDS encoding SulP family inorganic anion transporter translates to MRNRSLPRHGAGLHLPVLEWVRGYQKSWIKPDVIAGVTASAVVLPKAMAYATVAGLPVQVGLYTAFVPMVIYALFGTSRPLSVSTSATLAILTAAALGQVAPGGGLAQLAVATATLTLLVGIVLILAGLLRLGFVANFISEPVLTGFKGGIAIVIVLDQLPKLIGLHVVKGSFFHNVYSLFAGLPHASLATVAVGVVTIAILVALEHLYPKSPAPLIAVACGIAGVGLLGLQKYGVDVVGHIPTGLPSLVMPDLSLIEQLWPAAAGIALMSFTETIASGRAFVHSGEAAPLPNRELLATGLGNAAGALLGSMPAGGGTTQTAVNRLVGAHTQLAELVTAAVTLGTMLLLAPLIGLMPHATLAAVVIVYSIGLLKPADFRAILAVRRTEFVWALVALAGVVLLGTLKGILVAILVSLAALAYQVSDPPVYELRRKRGTNVFRPVSDEHPDDEQFPGILLLRPEGRIFFVNASNIGHKIVPLVERAHPQVIALDMRAVFDLEYTALKMLTEAEKQYRENGIAVWLVGLNPEVFAMVQNAPLGKTLGHGRMFLNLEQALAAWCSQERKHAAPDARQGSVH, encoded by the coding sequence ATGCGCAATCGGTCCTTGCCGCGCCACGGTGCCGGACTCCATCTTCCCGTGCTCGAATGGGTTCGCGGCTATCAGAAGTCATGGATCAAACCGGACGTCATTGCCGGTGTCACGGCATCGGCGGTTGTATTGCCGAAGGCCATGGCTTATGCGACGGTTGCAGGCCTTCCTGTTCAGGTCGGGCTCTATACGGCTTTCGTGCCCATGGTGATCTACGCTCTGTTCGGCACATCGCGGCCACTGAGCGTGAGTACGAGCGCAACGCTGGCAATCCTGACCGCCGCCGCGCTCGGCCAGGTTGCGCCCGGCGGCGGGTTGGCACAACTGGCTGTTGCAACGGCTACGCTTACGCTGCTTGTCGGCATCGTGCTCATTCTCGCCGGGCTGCTCAGGCTCGGGTTCGTCGCGAACTTCATTTCCGAGCCGGTGCTTACGGGGTTCAAGGGCGGCATCGCCATTGTCATCGTGCTCGATCAATTGCCCAAGCTGATCGGCCTTCACGTCGTAAAGGGTTCGTTTTTTCACAACGTGTATTCGCTCTTTGCAGGGCTGCCGCACGCATCGCTGGCGACGGTGGCCGTCGGCGTCGTGACGATTGCGATTCTCGTCGCACTCGAGCATCTGTATCCGAAGTCACCTGCGCCGCTCATCGCGGTAGCGTGCGGGATTGCCGGCGTTGGCCTGCTCGGACTGCAGAAGTACGGGGTCGATGTCGTCGGTCATATTCCGACGGGCCTGCCTTCTCTTGTAATGCCGGACCTTTCGCTGATCGAGCAGCTATGGCCGGCTGCCGCGGGCATCGCATTGATGAGCTTTACTGAAACCATTGCTTCAGGACGAGCGTTCGTGCACAGCGGAGAGGCGGCGCCGTTGCCGAACCGGGAATTGCTGGCCACAGGCCTGGGCAATGCCGCGGGGGCGCTGTTGGGTTCGATGCCTGCGGGCGGCGGCACGACCCAGACGGCGGTTAATCGTCTCGTGGGTGCGCATACGCAACTGGCGGAACTGGTCACGGCAGCCGTTACCTTGGGGACGATGCTGCTGCTCGCACCACTGATCGGCCTGATGCCGCATGCGACGCTCGCCGCCGTGGTGATCGTTTACTCGATCGGCCTGCTCAAACCAGCGGATTTTCGCGCCATCCTGGCGGTCAGGCGGACCGAGTTCGTCTGGGCGCTCGTGGCGCTCGCGGGGGTCGTGTTGCTGGGCACGTTGAAAGGTATTCTGGTTGCCATTCTGGTATCACTCGCGGCGCTCGCCTATCAGGTCTCCGATCCGCCCGTCTATGAGTTGCGCCGCAAACGTGGCACCAACGTATTTCGCCCGGTATCAGACGAGCATCCGGACGATGAACAGTTCCCCGGAATACTGCTTCTGCGGCCCGAGGGGCGCATCTTCTTCGTCAACGCTTCGAACATTGGTCACAAGATCGTGCCGCTTGTGGAGCGCGCGCATCCCCAGGTAATCGCACTTGATATGCGGGCGGTATTCGATCTGGAATACACGGCACTGAAGATGCTGACCGAAGCGGAGAAGCAATACCGCGAAAACGGAATAGCCGTCTGGCTCGTCGGCCTGAACCCTGAAGTATTCGCCATGGTGCAAAACGCGCCGCTCGGCAAGACGCTGGGACATGGGCGCATGTTTCTCAACCTCGAGCAGGCGCTTGCCGCCTGGTGCTCGCAAGAGCGAAAGCACGCGGCGCCGGACGCGAGACAGGGCAGTGTGCATTGA
- the ydiK gene encoding AI-2E family transporter YdiK, with product MDTPAQSTRPPESGRQMVRPAVDLARIVLAVCALLLLVGGSLYIVHPFVPALMWGTTIVVTTWPLMLRIQRHLGGRRWLAVTVMLLLEIVVICVPAYGAVSTLADHAADIMAFVKALPDYALPSPPHWFASLPLTGSLTREWQSLSDAGPGGMLAKLQPYAAVAARWMMVQVGLVGAFAVQLILLIIVCGLLYAKGEAAVRLVTGLALRVSPENGAHIVHLTGQSIRAIALGVVVTAVVQASLGAAGIWIAGIPFAGVLSALLLLMCLVQLGPLLPMLGCVAYLFIHDARLPAILLFVWTIGVSVLDNILRPILIRRAIALPMVLILTGVIGGLLALGPVGLFIGPVILAVTYHLLLAWIEAPRSLAAENPDTQAPPPQPVDSAQHPVADG from the coding sequence ATGGACACCCCGGCTCAATCGACCCGGCCGCCGGAATCCGGGCGTCAGATGGTCCGGCCCGCGGTCGACCTTGCCCGAATCGTGCTGGCTGTCTGCGCACTGCTTCTGCTCGTCGGCGGTAGCCTGTATATCGTGCATCCGTTCGTGCCCGCTCTGATGTGGGGTACGACGATCGTCGTGACGACCTGGCCGCTCATGCTGAGGATCCAGCGGCACCTGGGAGGGCGCCGCTGGCTGGCCGTGACCGTGATGCTGCTGCTCGAGATTGTCGTTATCTGCGTGCCGGCATACGGCGCCGTGTCCACGCTTGCCGACCATGCGGCGGACATCATGGCCTTCGTCAAAGCGCTGCCGGACTATGCGCTCCCATCACCGCCCCACTGGTTCGCCAGCCTGCCGCTCACAGGAAGTCTCACGCGGGAGTGGCAATCGCTATCCGACGCGGGCCCCGGCGGCATGCTCGCGAAATTGCAGCCTTATGCGGCGGTCGCCGCCAGGTGGATGATGGTTCAGGTGGGGCTCGTTGGCGCGTTCGCCGTGCAACTGATCTTGCTGATCATCGTTTGCGGACTGCTCTATGCCAAAGGCGAAGCGGCCGTGCGGCTCGTGACGGGGCTGGCCTTGCGGGTCTCGCCGGAGAACGGCGCCCATATCGTTCATCTCACCGGCCAGTCGATCCGCGCCATCGCACTGGGCGTGGTGGTGACGGCAGTCGTGCAGGCTTCGCTCGGCGCGGCCGGCATCTGGATCGCGGGCATTCCGTTCGCAGGCGTGCTGAGCGCACTGTTGCTTTTGATGTGTCTCGTGCAACTCGGACCGCTTCTTCCGATGCTCGGCTGCGTCGCCTATCTGTTCATCCATGACGCTCGATTGCCGGCCATTCTGCTGTTTGTCTGGACCATCGGCGTGTCGGTGCTCGACAATATTCTGCGTCCCATCCTGATCCGTCGCGCGATAGCACTGCCCATGGTGCTTATTCTGACGGGCGTAATAGGCGGTCTGCTCGCCTTGGGACCGGTGGGCCTGTTCATCGGTCCGGTCATCCTCGCGGTCACCTATCATCTTCT
- the arcC gene encoding carbamate kinase has protein sequence MRIVVALGGNALLRRGEPMTAENQRANVRIAAEQIAQIVPDNEIVIAHGNGPQVGLLALQGAAYKDVETYPLDVLGAQTEGMIGYMIEQELGNLLPYEVPFATLLTQVEVDAADPAFEHPTKPIGPVYTREEATRLAAERNWTIAPDGDRFRRVVASPRPKHIFEIRPIKWLLQHGTIVICAGGGGIPTVYDEQHKLSGVEAVIDKDLCSALLAQELDADMLIIATDVNAAYVDWDKPTRKAISVAHPDALEELGFAAGSMGPKVMAAIEFARNTGKDAVIGALPDIVAITERRAGTRISTAARGIEYFS, from the coding sequence ATGCGGATAGTCGTGGCATTAGGGGGGAATGCGCTGCTGCGCCGTGGCGAGCCAATGACCGCGGAAAACCAGCGCGCCAACGTGCGAATCGCAGCGGAACAGATTGCGCAGATCGTGCCGGACAACGAAATTGTCATCGCGCATGGCAATGGGCCTCAAGTCGGTCTGCTCGCGCTGCAAGGCGCGGCCTATAAAGACGTGGAAACCTATCCTCTGGACGTGCTGGGCGCGCAAACCGAGGGGATGATCGGCTATATGATCGAACAGGAGCTAGGCAACCTGCTGCCCTACGAAGTGCCTTTCGCCACGCTTCTGACACAGGTCGAAGTCGACGCGGCCGATCCCGCGTTCGAACATCCCACCAAGCCCATCGGCCCCGTCTATACGAGGGAAGAAGCCACGCGTCTCGCCGCAGAGCGAAACTGGACGATCGCCCCCGACGGCGACCGGTTCCGCCGTGTGGTCGCAAGCCCGCGTCCAAAGCACATATTCGAAATACGGCCGATCAAGTGGTTGCTCCAGCACGGCACGATCGTCATCTGCGCGGGCGGCGGCGGCATTCCCACCGTATATGACGAGCAGCACAAGCTGTCCGGCGTCGAGGCCGTCATCGACAAGGATCTGTGTTCAGCGTTGCTCGCCCAGGAACTCGACGCCGACATGCTGATCATTGCGACCGACGTCAACGCGGCCTACGTGGACTGGGACAAGCCAACCAGAAAAGCGATTTCGGTCGCGCATCCCGATGCGCTGGAAGAGCTGGGCTTCGCGGCGGGATCGATGGGTCCGAAGGTTATGGCGGCAATCGAATTTGCCAGAAACACCGGCAAGGATGCGGTGATCGGAGCGTTGCCGGACATCGTCGCCATCACCGAACGCCGGGCGGGGACCCGGATCAGTACGGCCGCGCGCGGCATTGAATATTTCAGCTAG
- a CDS encoding DUF2252 domain-containing protein, whose translation MDKAVSRKAAGAASAKGTPHRTPDERAAEGRLLRDSVPRSSQGGWKQPDSRRDILELLDESNEGRLPSLVPIRFGRMAASPFAFYRGAAALMAADLATTATSGLRVQACGDAHLMNFGGFATPERNVIFDINDLDETLPAPFEWDLKRLAASVVIAAQHLELPYGDTTRITMDLVREYRERMHDYASMRALDVWYDRIDLQKYQDRTGDPAIVEAARKRIAQRIEMERRRTVPDHLYPKLVTEADGQPRIKEEPPLIFHPTEDIAPGLQSGYADAIASYRESLPEHVRCLFDRFHFVDLALKVVGVGSVGTMCGVGLFMASDNDPLFLQVKEAKKSVLEPYAGKSLHPNHGQRVVAGYRIMQSASDVFLGWSRGQNGRDFYIRQLRDMKMSVVIESLDVGMLRQYARMCSHALARAHARSGDAAMIAGYMGSGQTFDDAITEFAAEYSSQNRRDYRQFVHAIRDGRIEAIIES comes from the coding sequence ATGGATAAGGCTGTTTCACGAAAGGCGGCAGGCGCTGCGTCTGCCAAGGGCACTCCCCACCGCACGCCGGACGAGAGGGCGGCTGAAGGCCGACTCCTGCGTGATTCGGTGCCGCGCTCGTCACAGGGCGGATGGAAGCAGCCCGATAGTCGCCGCGATATCCTCGAGCTTCTCGACGAATCCAATGAGGGCCGCCTGCCGAGCCTGGTGCCGATCCGGTTCGGGCGTATGGCCGCCTCTCCATTCGCGTTCTATCGCGGCGCGGCGGCGTTGATGGCGGCCGATCTGGCGACCACGGCAACGAGCGGGCTGCGGGTCCAGGCGTGCGGCGACGCACACCTGATGAACTTTGGCGGATTCGCGACGCCGGAGCGCAACGTCATTTTCGACATCAACGATCTGGACGAAACCTTGCCCGCTCCCTTCGAGTGGGATCTGAAGCGGCTCGCCGCCAGTGTCGTGATCGCCGCGCAGCATCTGGAGTTGCCTTATGGTGACACAACACGTATCACCATGGATCTCGTGCGCGAGTACCGCGAACGCATGCACGACTATGCATCCATGCGCGCGCTCGACGTGTGGTACGACCGCATCGACCTGCAAAAGTACCAGGATCGGACAGGAGACCCCGCGATCGTCGAGGCCGCGCGCAAGCGCATCGCGCAGCGAATCGAAATGGAACGCCGCAGGACCGTGCCGGACCATCTATATCCGAAGCTCGTCACGGAGGCGGACGGGCAGCCCCGTATCAAGGAAGAGCCGCCGCTCATCTTTCATCCCACCGAGGATATCGCTCCAGGTCTTCAGTCGGGCTACGCGGACGCCATTGCCTCGTATCGCGAGAGTCTCCCGGAACATGTGCGCTGCCTGTTCGACCGGTTCCACTTCGTTGATCTGGCGCTCAAGGTGGTCGGCGTGGGCAGCGTCGGCACGATGTGCGGAGTGGGTCTGTTCATGGCGTCGGACAACGATCCGCTGTTCCTGCAGGTCAAGGAAGCAAAAAAGTCGGTCCTCGAACCTTATGCGGGGAAAAGCCTGCATCCCAACCATGGGCAACGGGTCGTTGCCGGTTATCGCATCATGCAGTCCGCCAGCGATGTGTTTCTCGGTTGGAGCCGCGGTCAGAATGGGCGCGACTTTTACATCCGCCAGCTTCGCGACATGAAAATGTCGGTCGTGATCGAGTCGCTCGACGTGGGCATGCTCCGGCAATATGCGCGCATGTGCTCGCATGCGCTGGCACGTGCTCATGCGCGCTCGGGCGACGCCGCAATGATCGCCGGGTATATGGGTTCGGGCCAGACTTTCGACGACGCGATCACCGAGTTCGCCGCGGAATACAGTTCGCAGAACCGGCGAGACTACCGGCAATTCGTTCATGCGATCCGTGACGGACGGATCGAAGCGATCATTGAAAGCTGA
- a CDS encoding ornithine carbamoyltransferase, whose amino-acid sequence MAFNLRNRSLLSLVHHTSRELRYLIDLSRDLKRAKYTGTEQQHLKGVNIALIFEKSSTRTRCAFEVAAYDQGANVTYIDPSSSQIGHKESMKDTARVLGRMYDAIEYRGFKQEIVDELERYAGVPVFNGLTDEYHPTQMLADVLTMRENTDKPLPAISYAYLGDARNNMGNSLLLIGAKLGMDVRIGAPKALWPLDEHIAMCRRFAEETGARLTLTEDPKAAVKGVDFVHTDVWVSMGEPVEAWKERIHMLLPYQVNMELMKAADNPQVRFMHCLPAFHNSETKVGKQIAAQYPNLANGIEVTEEVFESPLNIAFEQAENRMHTIKAILVSTLADL is encoded by the coding sequence ATGGCCTTTAATCTGCGAAACAGAAGTCTGCTTAGCCTCGTGCATCACACCAGCCGGGAACTGCGGTATCTGATCGATCTTTCCAGGGACCTCAAGCGCGCGAAATATACGGGAACGGAGCAACAGCACCTGAAAGGCGTAAACATCGCGCTGATATTCGAAAAGAGTTCGACCCGCACGCGTTGCGCGTTCGAGGTCGCCGCGTACGATCAGGGCGCCAACGTCACTTATATCGATCCGAGTTCGTCGCAAATCGGCCATAAGGAAAGCATGAAAGATACAGCCCGGGTGCTCGGGCGCATGTACGATGCGATCGAATATCGGGGCTTCAAACAGGAGATCGTCGACGAACTCGAACGATATGCCGGCGTACCCGTGTTCAACGGCCTGACCGACGAATACCACCCCACGCAAATGCTGGCGGATGTGCTGACCATGAGGGAGAACACCGACAAACCGCTCCCCGCCATCAGTTACGCGTATCTGGGCGACGCTCGCAATAATATGGGAAACTCGTTGCTGCTGATCGGCGCGAAGCTCGGCATGGACGTGAGGATCGGCGCGCCGAAAGCGCTCTGGCCGCTTGACGAGCACATTGCCATGTGCCGGCGGTTTGCCGAAGAAACGGGAGCACGTTTAACGCTGACCGAAGATCCGAAGGCTGCGGTAAAGGGCGTCGATTTCGTTCACACCGACGTGTGGGTATCGATGGGCGAGCCGGTCGAAGCGTGGAAAGAGCGCATTCACATGCTTCTGCCCTATCAGGTCAATATGGAACTGATGAAAGCAGCCGATAATCCTCAGGTCCGGTTCATGCACTGCCTGCCTGCGTTTCATAATAGCGAAACCAAGGTCGGCAAGCAGATCGCCGCCCAGTATCCGAATCTCGCGAACGGCATCGAAGTCACGGAAGAAGTCTTCGAATCGCCGTTGAACATTGCATTCGAACAGGCAGAGAACCGGATGCATACGATTAAAGCCATTCTCGTCTCGACACTTGCGGACCTCTGA